From a region of the Coprococcus comes ATCC 27758 genome:
- a CDS encoding glycine C-acetyltransferase: MARKNDILSIYTKEVEQIKADGLFKGEAPFVSPQGAKVVMEDGRELLNMCANNYLGLGDNQRLIDAAKRTYDEKGYGVASVRFICGTQDIHKKLEKKISGFLGTDDTILYSSCFDANGGLFETILTAEDAVISDELNHASIIDGVRLCKAKRYRYKNNNMEDLEAQLQAADAAGARVKLIATDGVFSMDGIICNLKGVCDLADKYNALVMVDDSHAVGFVGAHGRGTSEYCGVEGRVDIITGTLGKALGGASGGYTSGRKEIIDLLRQRSRPYLFSNSLAPAIAGASIEMFNMLEESTELRDHLEEVTAYYRKQLVENGFDIIEGTHPCVPVMLYDERLAGEYAKKMMEKGVYVVAFSYPVVPKGKARIRTQVCASHTKEDIDFIIKCFKETREEIGK; the protein is encoded by the coding sequence ATGGCAAGAAAAAATGATATTTTAAGTATTTATACAAAAGAAGTAGAACAGATCAAAGCAGATGGTCTTTTCAAAGGGGAAGCACCGTTCGTATCTCCGCAGGGCGCAAAGGTTGTAATGGAAGACGGAAGAGAGCTTCTTAATATGTGTGCCAATAACTATCTTGGACTTGGGGACAATCAGAGACTGATCGATGCAGCGAAGAGAACTTATGATGAAAAAGGATATGGGGTTGCTTCTGTCAGATTTATCTGCGGAACACAGGACATCCACAAAAAACTGGAAAAGAAGATTTCCGGATTTCTGGGAACAGATGATACGATTTTATATTCTTCCTGCTTTGATGCAAATGGTGGACTTTTTGAAACAATCCTGACTGCGGAGGATGCAGTGATCAGTGATGAACTGAACCATGCTTCCATCATTGACGGAGTTCGTCTCTGTAAGGCAAAAAGATACCGCTACAAAAATAACAACATGGAAGATCTGGAAGCACAGCTTCAGGCTGCAGATGCAGCAGGAGCAAGAGTCAAACTGATCGCTACAGACGGTGTATTTTCAATGGATGGAATCATCTGTAACTTAAAAGGTGTCTGTGATCTTGCTGATAAATACAACGCACTGGTTATGGTGGATGACAGCCATGCAGTTGGATTTGTAGGAGCACACGGCAGAGGAACTTCCGAATACTGTGGCGTAGAAGGAAGAGTGGATATCATTACAGGAACACTCGGAAAAGCACTCGGTGGGGCTTCCGGTGGATATACATCCGGAAGAAAAGAGATCATCGATCTGCTTCGTCAGAGAAGTCGTCCGTACCTGTTCTCCAACTCTCTTGCACCGGCAATCGCAGGAGCAAGTATTGAGATGTTCAATATGCTGGAAGAAAGCACCGAGCTTCGTGACCATCTGGAAGAAGTAACCGCATACTACCGCAAGCAGCTGGTAGAAAATGGATTTGATATCATCGAAGGAACCCATCCATGTGTACCGGTTATGCTTTATGATGAAAGACTTGCCGGAGAATATGCAAAGAAAATGATGGAAAAAGGGGTATATGTGGTTGCATTCTCTTATCCGGTTGTACCGAAAGGAAAAGCAAGAATCCGCACACAGGTATGCGCGAGCCATACAAAAGAAGATATTGATTTCATTATCAAATGTTTTAAAGAGACTAGAGAAGAGATTGGAAAATAA
- a CDS encoding serine dehydratase subunit alpha family protein — MEQKIYNEYVEILKEELLPAMGCTEPIAVAYAAAVAVQALGEKPESVEVNVSANIIKNVKSVVVPCTGGLRGIGAAVCAGIVAGCPEKELEILEEITGEQKVEMKKMLDTMPMTIRESDKEYIFDIQIKACAGGHSGYVEIAGFHTNVICVKKDDEIIREKAYEEQGSSCATDRSLLTVEKIIEFADCVDVADVEEVLQRQIDYNWAIAEEGMTGNWGAAIGKTLMEAYGNSVHNRAKAMAAAGSDARMNGCELPVVINSGSGNQGMTTSLPVIVYAKELNVSKEMMLRALVVSNLITIHMKTGIGRLSAYCGAISAGCGAGAGICYLYGGRAYEISHVIVNAVAINSGVVCDGAKASCAAKIASAVEAGLLGLQMQKNGKQFYGGDGLVEKGVENTIRNIGELAKKGMRETDKTIIQIMTR, encoded by the coding sequence ATGGAACAAAAAATATACAATGAATATGTGGAAATTTTAAAGGAAGAGTTGCTTCCGGCGATGGGATGTACAGAGCCGATTGCAGTAGCTTACGCGGCAGCAGTTGCAGTTCAGGCTCTTGGGGAAAAACCGGAATCTGTAGAAGTAAATGTCAGTGCAAATATTATTAAGAATGTAAAAAGTGTCGTTGTACCGTGCACAGGAGGACTTCGCGGAATCGGTGCAGCAGTCTGTGCAGGGATTGTAGCCGGATGTCCGGAAAAAGAACTGGAAATTCTGGAAGAGATCACAGGGGAACAGAAAGTAGAAATGAAAAAGATGCTGGATACTATGCCGATGACAATCCGGGAATCCGATAAAGAATATATTTTCGACATCCAGATCAAGGCATGTGCAGGCGGACACAGCGGATACGTAGAGATCGCAGGTTTTCACACCAATGTGATCTGTGTAAAGAAAGATGATGAGATCATCAGAGAAAAAGCATATGAAGAGCAGGGATCCAGCTGTGCGACGGACCGTTCTCTTCTGACTGTGGAGAAGATCATTGAATTCGCAGACTGCGTAGACGTTGCAGACGTAGAGGAAGTTCTGCAGAGACAGATTGATTATAACTGGGCAATTGCCGAAGAGGGCATGACAGGAAACTGGGGAGCTGCCATTGGAAAGACTTTGATGGAAGCATATGGAAACAGTGTACATAACCGTGCGAAAGCGATGGCAGCGGCCGGATCGGATGCAAGAATGAACGGATGTGAACTTCCGGTTGTCATCAATTCGGGAAGCGGTAACCAGGGAATGACAACTTCTCTTCCGGTGATCGTCTATGCAAAAGAGCTGAATGTCTCAAAAGAGATGATGCTCCGCGCGCTGGTTGTGTCAAATCTGATCACAATCCATATGAAGACAGGAATCGGAAGACTGTCTGCATATTGTGGCGCGATCAGTGCAGGATGTGGTGCAGGTGCAGGAATCTGTTATCTGTATGGCGGACGTGCATATGAGATTTCTCATGTAATTGTAAATGCAGTTGCCATTAACTCAGGTGTTGTGTGTGATGGAGCGAAGGCAAGCTGCGCGGCAAAAATCGCATCAGCTGTAGAAGCAGGGCTTCTGGGACTTCAGATGCAGAAAAATGGAAAGCAGTTCTATGGCGGAGACGGACTTGTAGAAAAAGGTGTAGAAAACACGATCCGTAATATTGGAGAGCTTGCAAAGAAGGGAATGCGTGAGACGGATAAAACGATCATCCAGATCATGACAAGATAA
- a CDS encoding M42 family metallopeptidase, translating into MQNYLEFIGNELKALTSIPSPSGYTKDVAAYLMKTLSDMGYEPQLSNKGNVFVTIGGEGNPLVLAAHVDTLGAMVRSVKANGRLRPTTLGGHQWSTADGENCTIHTRDGRVYTGVVLNTEPSVHVADSAVETKEENMEILLDENVDTKEGTLSLGVQPGDIIAMDPRTQITPSGYIKSRFLDDKLSASILLGLAKCVKDESIALSRKVSLLFTVYEEVGHGGSFVAEDTTEMISVDMGCVGSDLGCTERMVSICAKDSGGPYNYDVTSALAETAKEEGLDYAIDVYPHYGSDVEATLRAGYDIRHGLVGPGVYASHNYERSHMDGVKNTLLLLKKYIQK; encoded by the coding sequence ATGCAAAATTATCTTGAATTTATCGGAAACGAACTGAAAGCTTTAACTTCTATTCCAAGCCCATCCGGTTATACCAAAGATGTGGCTGCATACCTGATGAAGACTTTATCAGATATGGGATATGAACCACAGCTTTCTAACAAAGGCAACGTATTCGTAACGATCGGCGGAGAGGGGAATCCGCTGGTACTTGCAGCACACGTTGATACCCTCGGTGCCATGGTGCGTTCTGTCAAAGCAAATGGAAGACTGCGTCCGACTACTCTCGGTGGACACCAGTGGAGTACCGCTGATGGGGAAAACTGCACGATCCACACACGCGACGGACGCGTTTATACCGGTGTAGTACTAAATACTGAACCTTCTGTTCATGTTGCAGATTCTGCTGTTGAGACAAAAGAAGAAAATATGGAAATCCTTCTGGATGAAAATGTGGACACTAAAGAAGGAACTCTTTCACTTGGCGTACAGCCTGGAGATATCATCGCCATGGACCCGCGTACCCAGATCACACCGAGCGGTTATATCAAAAGCCGTTTCTTAGATGACAAGCTTTCTGCTTCCATCCTTCTCGGTCTGGCAAAATGCGTAAAAGATGAATCTATTGCGCTTTCCCGCAAAGTTTCTCTTCTTTTCACTGTATATGAAGAAGTCGGACACGGCGGAAGTTTTGTTGCCGAAGATACAACAGAGATGATTTCTGTTGACATGGGCTGCGTCGGATCCGATCTCGGATGTACCGAACGCATGGTATCTATTTGCGCAAAAGATTCCGGCGGTCCTTACAACTACGACGTAACATCTGCTCTTGCCGAAACTGCAAAAGAAGAAGGATTGGATTATGCGATCGATGTGTATCCGCATTACGGTTCTGATGTAGAGGCAACTCTTCGGGCAGGATATGATATCCGCCATGGTCTGGTTGGTCCTGGGGTGTATGCATCACATAACTATGAAAGATCCCATATGGATGGGGTAAAGAATACGCTTTTGTTGTTGAAGAAGTATATTCAAAAATAA
- a CDS encoding MATE family efflux transporter: MGETSNANLLTTGSIPKKIIMFAIPLLWGNLFQQLYNVADSLIVGNFLGNNALAAVSSSGNLIFLMVGFFGGIGVGAGVVIARYFGAGEYEKLKKAIHTALAFGGVCGIFLTVAALILAPQILKLIGTPEEVLPKSLVYFRVYFAGSLGFVIYNFGMGILQSLGDSKSPVIYLIISACLNVILDLVLIGGLGFGVGAAAFATIVSQILSAVLCIRKLRREPEAFRLSFRELRMNGNMLRLIVVNGIPAGIQNSIIAVANVFVQSNINQFGALAMAGCGSYSKIEGFGFIPVTCFSQALTTFIGQNLGAKEYDRTKKGALFGTICGIGIAEVIGIAVFFFSPYLIAAFGGDQKAIEYGIAEAHTIALFYCLLAFSHCMAAIQRGAGRSIVPMFVMMLVWCGVRVTYISIVIRIIPVINVIYWAYPLTWFISSVIFLILFLKTDWIHGLEKQ, encoded by the coding sequence ATGGGGGAAACATCAAACGCTAATCTACTGACAACGGGATCTATTCCGAAAAAGATTATTATGTTTGCGATTCCGCTTCTATGGGGGAATTTATTCCAGCAGTTGTATAATGTGGCGGATTCGCTGATCGTGGGAAATTTTCTTGGGAATAATGCACTTGCAGCTGTCAGCTCATCAGGGAATCTGATATTCCTGATGGTAGGATTTTTTGGGGGAATTGGCGTGGGAGCCGGTGTTGTCATTGCGAGGTATTTTGGAGCCGGAGAATATGAGAAGCTGAAAAAAGCAATCCATACGGCACTGGCATTTGGTGGCGTATGTGGAATTTTTCTTACGGTTGCCGCGTTGATCCTTGCACCGCAGATTTTAAAACTGATTGGTACGCCGGAAGAGGTACTGCCGAAATCACTGGTTTATTTCAGGGTGTATTTTGCAGGTTCACTTGGATTTGTAATTTATAACTTTGGAATGGGGATTTTGCAGTCACTTGGTGACAGTAAGAGTCCGGTCATCTATCTGATCATTTCAGCGTGTCTGAATGTGATTCTGGATCTGGTGCTGATCGGAGGTTTAGGATTTGGTGTAGGTGCAGCAGCTTTTGCAACGATTGTTTCACAGATATTAAGTGCGGTTCTGTGTATCAGAAAACTGCGCAGGGAACCAGAGGCGTTCCGGTTATCTTTTCGTGAACTTCGGATGAATGGGAATATGCTGCGGCTGATCGTGGTAAACGGAATACCGGCAGGAATCCAGAATTCCATTATTGCGGTTGCAAATGTATTTGTACAGTCGAATATTAATCAGTTTGGGGCTCTGGCAATGGCCGGGTGTGGGTCATATTCCAAAATTGAAGGATTTGGATTTATTCCGGTTACCTGCTTCTCACAGGCACTCACGACGTTTATTGGACAGAATCTGGGAGCAAAAGAGTATGACCGGACAAAAAAAGGGGCATTGTTTGGAACCATTTGTGGAATCGGGATAGCAGAAGTGATCGGAATAGCAGTTTTTTTCTTTTCACCATACCTGATCGCTGCGTTTGGAGGAGATCAAAAAGCAATTGAATATGGAATTGCAGAGGCACATACGATCGCTCTTTTCTATTGTCTGCTTGCGTTTTCGCATTGTATGGCAGCAATTCAGAGAGGGGCGGGAAGAAGTATTGTTCCGATGTTTGTTATGATGCTTGTATGGTGCGGAGTCCGGGTAACCTATATTAGTATTGTTATCAGGATTATTCCGGTGATCAATGTAATCTACTGGGCATATCCACTTACCTGGTTTATCAGTTCGGTGATATTTTTGATTCTGTTTCTTAAGACAGACTGGATTCACGGATTAGAGAAACAGTGA
- the aroA gene encoding 3-phosphoshikimate 1-carboxyvinyltransferase, which produces MQIQPVKQLRGEVSVPGDKSISHRSIMFGALAKGTTEITHFLHGADCLSTIGCFRAMGINIEDTPDRILVHGKGLHGLSEPSSFLDVGNSGTTTRLISGILSGQPFATTLSGDASLNSRPMKRIMEPLGMMGADILSQNGNGCAPLLINSLLPAGQNPSLHAIHYHSKVASAQVKSSVLLAGLYADGLTLVTEPVLSRNHTELMLNGFGANVQTEIHSDGSATASILPCEELYGQKILVPGDISSAAYFIAAALLVPGSELLIKNVGTNPTRAGILEICRAMGADITYLNENCDSGEPTADLLVRTSALHGTTVEGAIIPTLIDEIPMIAVMAAFAEGTTIIRDAAELKVKETDRIKTTTEGLLAMGVDVTPTDDGMIIRGGNPVHGGQINSYLDHRIAMAFSIAALAAEGNTEIQDGQCVDVSYPSFFTELHSLSL; this is translated from the coding sequence ATGCAAATCCAACCTGTTAAACAGCTTCGCGGGGAAGTATCTGTTCCCGGCGATAAATCCATCTCCCACCGTTCTATTATGTTCGGTGCACTGGCAAAAGGAACTACTGAGATCACACATTTTCTTCACGGCGCCGACTGCCTCTCTACCATCGGCTGCTTTCGTGCCATGGGAATCAATATCGAAGACACACCTGACCGTATCCTGGTTCACGGCAAAGGTCTTCACGGACTTTCCGAACCTTCTTCTTTTTTAGATGTGGGGAACAGCGGAACCACCACAAGACTGATTTCCGGTATTCTTTCCGGTCAGCCGTTTGCCACCACTCTTTCCGGCGATGCTTCTCTGAACTCCCGCCCGATGAAGAGGATCATGGAGCCTCTTGGGATGATGGGCGCTGATATTTTAAGCCAGAATGGGAACGGGTGCGCACCACTTTTGATCAACAGCCTGCTTCCTGCCGGTCAGAATCCATCCCTGCACGCAATCCACTATCACTCAAAAGTAGCTTCTGCTCAGGTTAAATCTTCCGTACTCCTGGCAGGACTTTATGCAGACGGATTAACCCTGGTTACAGAACCTGTACTTTCCCGTAATCATACAGAACTGATGCTGAATGGCTTCGGTGCCAACGTACAGACAGAAATACATTCTGATGGCAGTGCAACTGCATCTATTCTCCCATGTGAGGAATTATACGGACAGAAGATCCTGGTTCCCGGAGATATTTCTTCTGCTGCTTACTTCATCGCTGCTGCCCTTCTGGTTCCAGGTTCTGAACTTCTGATAAAGAATGTAGGTACTAACCCGACCCGTGCCGGAATCCTTGAAATATGCAGGGCAATGGGGGCAGACATTACCTATCTAAACGAAAATTGTGACAGTGGTGAACCAACTGCCGATCTTCTTGTACGTACAAGCGCTCTTCACGGAACCACCGTAGAAGGTGCAATCATCCCTACACTGATCGATGAGATTCCGATGATTGCAGTGATGGCTGCTTTCGCCGAGGGAACTACGATCATCAGGGATGCTGCCGAATTGAAGGTCAAAGAGACTGACCGTATCAAAACAACTACAGAAGGACTTCTTGCCATGGGCGTTGATGTAACACCAACCGACGACGGCATGATCATCCGTGGCGGTAATCCGGTTCATGGAGGACAGATCAACAGTTATCTGGATCACCGGATCGCAATGGCCTTTTCCATCGCAGCCCTTGCCGCCGAGGGAAATACTGAAATCCAGGATGGTCAGTGTGTAGATGTATCTTATCCTTCATTTTTTACGGAACTTCATTCCCTTTCCCTGTAA